The proteins below are encoded in one region of Vespa velutina chromosome 11, iVesVel2.1, whole genome shotgun sequence:
- the LOC124953052 gene encoding mediator of RNA polymerase II transcription subunit 13 isoform X3, with protein MTHPSHQTNGASLEDCHTNFFALTDLCGIKWRKLVWGEVAGGFGGTPLEDPVLSSFSRCLAGDILCVWRRVAATPAASAGGPATASGPGPGIFELGIAPSPAPPPLSLTAAKELWIFWYGEEPDLSGLVSPELIACESEQGSWESGLSYECRSLLFKALHNLIERCLLSRDFVRLGKWFVQPYDGFEKHRCSSSHLSFSFAFFVHGESTVCASVDVRQHPAVRHLTRACLQRTQTSQSGVKVILAPYGLAGTLTGQVGRMDSQLLEEWKHFYPINSNNTETGLPPLVEVLVGGVRMRYPSCYVLVTDMDDTPSGAPLSPPNSPISCENTFATEQDFGAATELPERVWAECTLSSPISASKTESSTELGTWTFVEPMQKASCTCSKSVLSRVEAPSTPPEGPPSYSRGPPTGGDCLPVPSVGSPGSPAPSPLPTPHSEPASVPPAEPTMPTLSPQPPPSHTNTAPPLTPSQGPKSASSACNNQAHSPLPGQTLKRPILASREYEGALLEDEQPLSWLYDYSTQEAWLNHPVKRFKGPTSGPTNVRSNTLYPPMNLQALQPQAPKLEIKQEPNVTTSDCIGRRSDPYEFDAMGEENNTNVDGLRRQRDDPPKPGSLFTSEGLQASYKDLEQIFDNSDPDTSSDETNLNQLQVQTPPGSNKSGGMHEETRIDGTNKHNNRGVGVLRPEELSKMFPTPPSLEHNPVASPCQLNDPLTDQTDLSVPQRPLRHLPDIYPNMGSPQEEPIDDWSYVFKPAPICKMVGSSKYAPLTNLPSQSLPPVTLPSHCVYRPSWQCSSTSINSEKPLPPSRPGSVQQQPCPPSPAPLGAPYRTTTLPGRPPPPPYDQPSPATSTTSSYLNKNLNSIEADTPGPTRAPESNSLVVNILLGDTALNIFRDHNFDSCSLCVCNAGPKVVGNIKGADAGVYLTNSWGNGSALIQDDDQIRCSCGFSAVVNRRLAHKAGLFYEDEMEITGIAEDPAEKKKGSLAALACAGGKSPEGLDIIPPNVLELLREQCLLVQSSASSLYRAARIYASMKSYPMLAPTVNTLEFNDGNEVSLAALDQGKIDSTHSERTNRVNGIHRWVFLRARGPQCSGDIVRMMRALQPLLQDAVQKKCTTRMWEAPYTVAGPLTWRQFHRLAGRGTDDRCEPQPIPALVVGYDRDWLSLSPYALGYWEKLLLEPYAGPRDIAYVVVAPDSDCVVNKVKSFFRELSTTYEICRLGRHTPISKVLRDGILRVGKSAAQKLAKQPIDEWFKFLGENRIGELLRLYAQVCNHRLAPYLTQVIQDRSLLDPGDTQLPNKQQQQQQQQQQTTAPVTDTMPATPDVMTTKPESVESENPRSETPSNTSNPNPNIGNTTPTSQMSTGNSTTTIGPDEEEVEPPAVVVYLVEPFSLGGPEDSDRRRLAILALLRAYSAAVNSMPENIRSNINVQLISLESIMELGRARERRKIQDEMRALALNVFLQGRRLLNHNSTVKSLTGFGTAAAADLFLKSKDSYSNTLATPHQERNKAPYRLYAPAYVLAPLRAKSEAPESFGIAGPEECAVLYLSYCLSEDQSWLLAVATDDRGEIFETATINIDIPNRKRRKRASARRIGLQKLMDFILGVMSQGVQPWRLVVGRVGRIGHGELKGWSWLLSRKALLKASKHLKEICGQCSLLYPSAAPCVLSACLVSLEPDSTLRLMADQFTPDERFSQASVNCQLSTPQDVTCTHILVFPTSATTQSSQTAFQEQHINGPELGDDELFSALNDDMPEAMEGMGDFNDIFNVWPEAGAGGGQSPSGSPHRPEGSPLGGDGGGSGLGNHDGPGSPFQCSNTSRVAVAEQSEEVGTLLQQPLALGYLVSTAPTGRMPPWFWAACPHLEGVCPVFLKNALHLHSPSIQQNSDDLLQQQSALTAHPLDSQYTTDVLRYVLEGYNALSWLAMDANTKDRLSCLPVHVQALMQLYHAAAALV; from the exons CCACCACTCTCTCTGACTGCAGCCAAGGAACTCTGGATCTTCTGGTACGGCGAGGAACCCGATCTTTCTGGTCTCGTCTCGCCAGAGCTCATCGCTTGCG AAAGTGAGCAAGGATCGTGGGAAAGTGGTTTGTCATACGAATGCCGGTCTCTTCTCTTTAAAGCTCTTCATAATTTGATCGAACGGTGCTTACTATCACGTGACTTTGTTCGATTAGGAAAGTGGTTTGTGCAACCATATGATGGCTTTGAAAAACATCGTTGTAGCAG CAGTCACTTGTCATTCTCGTTTGCATTTTTTGTGCATGGTGAAAGCACTGTATGTGCAAGCGTGGATGTTAGACAACATCCTGCAGTGCGACATCTTACTAGGGCATGTTTGCAGCGCACTCAAACATCTCAATCTGGTGTTAAGg TGATCTTGGCTCCTTATGGATTGGCAGGAACTTTAACAGGCCAAGTTGGACGTATGGATAGTCAACTTCTCGAAGAATGGAAACATTTCTATccaattaatagtaataacacgGAAACAGGACTGCCACCACTTGTAGAAGTTCTTGTTGGCGGTGTACGCATGCGTTATCCTTCCTGTTATGTATTAGTTACGGATATGGATGATACACCATCGGGAGCTCCACTGTCACCACCAAATAGTCCTATTAGTTGTGAAAATACTTTTGCAACTGAACAAGATTTTGGAGCTGCTACAGAATTACCAGAACGCGTATGGGCAGAATGTACTTTAAGCTCACCAATATCTGCTTCCAAGACCGAATCTTCCACAGAACTTGGAACTTGGACATTTGTTGAACCAATGCAAAAGGCTTCCTGTACTTGCTCAaa gtcCGTACTGAGCAGAGTAGAAGCACCAAGTACACCACCAGAAGGACCACCATCTTATTCAAGAGGTCCACCTACTGGAGGAGATTGCCTACCAGTTCCATCAGTGGGATCACCAGGCTCGCCAGCACCATCTCCACTTCCAACCCCACATTCTGAGCCTGCATCAGTTCCACCAGCAGAACCAACGATGCCTACACTCAGCCCACAACCACCACCCAGTCACACAAACACTGCCCCTCCTTTAACTCCATCACAAGGTCCAAAATCGGCATCTTCTGCATGTAATAATCAGGCACATAGTCCTTTACCTGGGCAAACACTAAAACGACCAATCTTAGCCTCTAGAGAATATGAAGGTGCTCTTTTAGAAGATGAACAACCCTTGTCTTGGCTTTATGATTATTCAACACAAGAAGCTTGGCTCAACCATCCTGTCAAGCGTTTTAAAGGTCCAACGAGTGGTCCAACTAATGTTCGAAGTAACACTTTGTATCCACCAATGAATTTGCAAGCTTTACAACCTCAAGCACCAAAACTAGAAATCAAACAGGAACCAAACGTAACAACT AGTGATTGTATCGGAAGAAGATCGGATCCATATGAATTCGATGCAATGGGGGAAGAGAATAATACAAATGTCGATGGATTAAGGCGGCAAAGAGATGATCCACCTAAACCAGGATCTTTATTTACTAGCGAAGGTCTTCAAGCATCTTATAAGGATTTGGAACAGATTTTTGATAATTCTGATCCTGACACTTCAAGTGACGAGACT AACTTAAATCAGCTTCAAGTACAAACACCACCTGGTTCTAATAAATCGGGTGGTATGCACGAAGAGACAAGGATAGACGGTACAAATAAGCATAACAATCGTGGTGTAGGAGTATTACGACCAGAAGAACTGTCCAAAATGTTTCCAACACCACCGTCTTTGGAGCATAATCCAGTAGCTTCGCCATGTCAGTTAAACGATCCGCTTACGGACCAAACCGATCTCTCCGTTCCACAACGTCCACTCAGGCATCTCCCGGATATCTATCCTAATATGGGATCTCCGCAAGAGGAACCAATCGATGATTGGTCATACGTGTTCAAGCCAGCTCCCATCTGCAAGATGGTTGGTTCTTCCAAATATGCTCCACTTACAAATCTACCTAGCCAGTCCCTTCCACCCGTTACACTGCCATCGCACTGCGTGTACAGACCTTCCTGGCAGTGTAGTTCGACTTCCATCAATTCGGAAAAACCTCTTCCACCGTCTAGACCTGGATCCGTTCAACAACAACCTTGTCCACCAAGTCCAGCGCCATTAGGCGCTCCATATCGTACGACTACTCTTCCGGGTAggccaccgccaccaccataTGACCAACCGAGCCCAGCTACTTCCACAACAtcttcatatttaaataaaaatctaaacaGTATCGAGGCAGACACACCGGGGCCAACTCGTGCACCGGAATCTAATTCTCTTGTGGTGAACATACTGTTGGGTGATACAGCATTGAATATTTTCCGTGATCATAACTTCGATAGTTGCagtctatgtgtatgtaatgCAGGTCCGAAAGTTGTTGGTAATATAAAAGGTGCCGATGCAGGTGTTTATCTAACGAACTCTTGGGGAAATGGTAGTGCTCTGATTCAAGATGACGATCAAATTAGGTGCAGCTGTGGTTTTAGTGCTGTGGTAAATAGGCGACTAGCTCATAAAGCAGGATTATTTTATGAGGACGAGATGGAAATAACGGGAATTGCTGAGGATCcagcagaaaaaaagaaaggatcgcTTGCTGCACTTGCATGCGCTGGAGGTAAATCACCTGAAGGATTAGATATTATTCCTCCGAATGTCTTGGAATTACTTCGAGAGCAATGCTTGCTAGTACAGAGTTCTGCGAGCAGTCTTTACAGAGCGGCAAGAATTTACGCTAGCATGAAAAGTTATCCAATGCTCGCACCAACGGTGAATACTCTAGAATTTAATGATGGCAATGAGGTATCACTCGCAGCATTAGATCAGGGAAAGATCGATAGTACACATAGTGAAAGAACTAATCGTGTTAATGGCATACATCGTTGGGTCTTTCTCAGAGCTCGCGGTCCTCAGTGTAGCGGTGATATTGTGCGAATGATGAGAGCCCTACAGCCGCTTCTGCAAGATGCCGTACAGAAAAAGTGTACTACTAGAATGTGGGAAGCACCTTACACTGTTGCTGGACCTCTTACTTGGAGGCAATTTCATCGTTTGGCTGGACGTGGAACGGACGATCGATGTGAACCACAACCGATACCTGCACTGGTTGTAGGATATGATAGAGATtggttatcgttatcaccttATGCTCTTGGTTATTGGGAGAAACTATTGTTAGAACCTTACGCTGGCCCGAGGGATATTGCTTATGTTGTGGTTGCACCAGATAGCGATTGTGTAGTCAATAAAGTCAAGTCATTTTTCCGTGAGCTTTCAACAACTTACGAA ATCTGTCGATTAGGGAGACACACTCCCATTTCAAAGGTATTACGCGATGGGATTCTTCGTGTTGGTAAATCAGCAGCACAAAAATTAGCAAAACAACCGATTGACGAATGGTTTAAATTTCTCGGTGAAAATCGAATAGGAGAGTTATTGCGATTGTATGCTCAAGTATGTAATCATCGTCTGGCACCATATTTAACACAGGTTATACAAGATCGAAGTTTATTAGATCCTGGTGATACTCAATTACCAAAtaaacaacagcagcaacaacagcaacaacagcaaacCACTGCTCCTGTTACTGATACAATGCCAGCAACGCCTGACGTGATGACAACAAAGCCAGAATCTGTTG AAAGTGAAAACCCAAGAAGCGAGACTCCCTCAAATACATCAAATCCAAATCCAAATATCGGCAATACTACACCGACTTCGCAAATGTCTACTGGAAATTCCACAACGACAATAGGTCCTGACGAAGAGGAAGTTGAACCGCCGGCTGTTGTTGTTTATTTAGTTGAACCATTCTCTTTAGGAGGACCTGAAGATTCTGATCGCCGACGGCTTGCTATATTAGCCCTGTTACGAGCGTATTCTGCTGCAGTGAATAGCATGCCTGAAAATATTAGATCTAACATAAATGTTCAG TTAATATCACTGGAAAGTATAATGGAATTAGGTCgtgcaagagaaagaagaaagatacaaGATGAAATGAGAGCTTTGGCTTTAAATGTGTTTCTACAAGGACGTCGTTTGCTGAATCATAATTCCACGGTAAAGAGTCTTACTGGTTTTGGTACCGCAGCCGCCGCAGATCTATTCCTGAAAAGTAAAGAT TCATATAGTAATACTCTTGCAACTCCACATCAGGAACGGAACAAAGCACCGTACCGACTGTACGCACCAGCCTATGTATTGGCTCCTCTACGAGCAAAAAGCGAAGCGCCGGAATCATTTGGAATTGCTGGACCAGAGGAGTGTGCTGTATTGTATTTGAGTTATTGCCTCAGTGAAGATCAATCCTGGTTGTTGGCCGTAGCAACGGACGATCGAGGAGAGATCTTTGAAACTGCTAccattaatattgatataccTAAtaggaaacgaagaaaacgTGCCTCTGCCAGAAGAATTGGATTACAAAAACTTATGGACTTTATCCTTGGTGTGATGTCTCAAGGT GTGCAACCGTGGAGATTAGTTGTAGGTCGTGTTGGACGTATAGGACATGGAGAATTGAAAGGCTGGAGTTGGCTACTTTCTAGAAAAGCTCTTTTGAAAGCTTCGAaacatttgaaagaaatatgtgGACAGTGTAGTCTTTTATACCCATCAGCAGCGCCCTGTGTACTCAGCGCATGTTTAGTATCTCTAGAACCTGATTCTACTCTCAGATTGATGGCTGATCAATTTACACCCGATGAAAGATTTAGCCAAGCATCAGTAAACTGCCAATTATCCACACCACAAGATGTTACATGTACTCATATTCTTGTCTTTCCTACGTCGGCTACTACTCAG TCATCCCAGACTGCCTTTCAAGAACAACATATAAATGGACCAGAATTAGGAGatgatgaattattttctgCTTTGAATGATGATATGCCAGAAGCCATGGAAGGCATGGGagatttcaatgatattttcaatgtatgGCCTGAGGCAGGTGCAGGTGGTGGTCAAAGTCCTAGTGGAAGTCCTCATCGGCCTGAAGGATCCCCATTAGGAGGAGATGGTGGGGGTTCTGGATTAGGCAATCATGATGGGCCAGGTAGTCCGTTTCAATGCAGTAATACATCCaga gtAGCCGTTGCTGAACAATCAGAAGAAGTTGGTACACTTTTACAACAACCACTTGCTCTTGGTTATTTAGTATCTACTGCACCAACAGGACGAATGCCACCATGGTTTTGGGCAGCTTGTCCGCATCTTGAGGGAGTTTGTCCagtttttttgaaaaatgctTTACATCTTCACAGTCCCTCAATTCAGCAAAATAGTGACGACCTCTTACAACAACAAAGTGCACTCACTGCTCATCCACTTGATTCACAGTATACCACCGATGTACTCAG gTATGTTCTGGAGGGATATAACGCATTATCATGGCTCGCAATGGATGCAAATACCAAGGATCGATTATCTTGTTTACCGGTGCATGTACAGGCGCTCATGCAGCTCTACCACGCAGCGGCAGCTCTCGTCTGA